A stretch of DNA from Limanda limanda chromosome 16, fLimLim1.1, whole genome shotgun sequence:
ggttcagtctgtggtaCGGTCTGTGGTACGGTTTGTGGTTCAGTTTgttgttctgtctgtggttcagtctgtggttcagtctgtggttcagtccgTGGTTtggtctgtggttcagtccgTGGTTCggtctgtggttcagtccgtggttcagtctgtggttcgGTCTGTGGTTCGGTCTGTGGTTTGGTCTGTGGTTCGGTTTGTGGTTcggtctgtggttcagtctgtggttcgGTCTGTGGTTCGGTCCGTGGTTCGGTCCGTGGTTCGGTCTGAGGTTCGGTTTGTGGTTCGGTCTGTGGgtcagtctgtggttcagtctgtggttcagtctgtggttcagtctgtggttcagtctgtggttcgGTCCGTGGTTcggtctgtggttcagtctgtggttcagtccgTGGTTCGGTttgtggttcagtctgtggtacagtctgtggttcagtctgtggttcagtctgtggtacagtctgtggttcagtctgtggttcagtctgtggttcagtccgTGGTTCAGTCCGTGGTTCAGTCcgtggttcagtctgtggttcagtctgtggttcagtctgtggttcgGTCTGTGGTTCggtctgtggttcagtccgTGGTTtggtctgtggttcagtctgtggttcgGTCTGTGGTATACTatgtggttcagtctgtggttcagtctgtggttcagtctgtggttcgGTCTGTGGTTCggtctgtggttcagtccgTGGTTtggtctgtggttcagtctgtggttcgGTCTGTGGTATACTATGTGGTACggtctgtggttcagtccgTGGTACTGACCGTGGTGGATCTCGAAGTCGTGGATTCCCAGTCCTTTGAAAACAGCCACGCAGTGTTTTTGGATGTAGAGAGACTGACACAGCTCCGAGTCTGTGATGCAGTTAACTCGACCGacctgaggagacagacagcgtcagacagagacagacgggcatagtgacagacagacagacagacagacaggtacctgTATGTGGTCGTTCCTGAGGAAAGACTGTAGCTTCTTATACTCGCTGGAGGTGGAGCTTCTCTCTCCAAACGTAAAACTGACCAACCAGCGATGACGGGCCAGTTTGCTCTGAACACAGGAAGATATACATCACAGCGTTGTATAGCGTTGTGAAGCcttgtgtagtgttgtgtagCATTGTGTAGCGTTGTGTAGCGTTGTTTAGCGTTGTGTAGCGTTGTGTAGCGTTGTTTAGCGTTGTGTAGCGTTGTCTAGCGTTGTGTAGCCGTGTGAAGCCTTTTGTAGCGGTGTGTAGCGCTGTGAATCATTGTGAAGCCTTGTCTAGCGTTATGTAGCGTTGTCTAGCAGTGTGTAGCAGTGTGTAGCGTTGTGTAGCGTTGTCTAGCGGTGTGTAGCGGTGTGTAGCGTTGTGTAGCGGTGTGTACCTGGAAGCTGTCCCTGGTCAGCAGTTCCAGATCCGGCAGATGGTTCATGACCTGAGTGTAAACCTCTTTACTGTCCAGAGTGTTCagccactgaaacacaaacccaCTGAGTCACTACTGCAGTACTACACACAGTATTACTACATACAACACTAAGTGAacccacacaggaagtgatgtcactcACCAGCACGCTGTCCTTTTGGTCCAGAGACGAACCAGGAGGGAATAAAGCCGTCGCTCCGCCGGTCACCTGACAGACGGCAGAGAGAGTGAATACTTACAGATCAACTTCTCTGCCTCCACTGGTTTGTGAGTTGAAGAATCACGTGTACATATGAGTAATACTAGTATCCGTAGTAATACTAGTACCCGTAGTAATACTAGTATCAGTAGTACTGCAGTATAAACCTACATGGAAGCTGTGACAGAGCTGCTCCTCAGCGATGCAGTCCATCCATCCCACCTTCACCAGTCCGTCCTGCACTCACACACGAGGACGACAAGTTAGAGACGTTCAGCTCAGAAACTCTTTGAATCTCAAgcttatataatatataatctaACTTTCAGAGTCATGTGACCCCTGCAGGTGAAACCAGGTGTAACGTGTAATTATTtactatatataaaacatttaactaAAATAGTAATGGTGCATTCTCACCAACATTCCTGCCaacttctgtgttgtttttggcTCCAGACAATctgagacggagggagggacaCGTTAGCATGGACACGTTAGCAAGGACACGTTAGCATGGACACGTTAGCATGGACACGTTAGCAAGGACACGTTAGCATGGACACGTTAGCAAGGACACGTTAGCAAGGACACGTTAGCATGGACACGATAGCATGGACACGTTAGCATGGACACGTTAGCATGGACACGATAGCATGGACACGATAGCATGGACACGTTAGCATGGACACGATAGCATGGACACGTTAGCATGGACACGTTAGCATGGACACGTTAGCATGGACACGTTAGCATGGACACGTTAGCATGGACACGTTAGCATGGACACGTTAGCATGGACACGTTAGCAAGGACACGTTAGCAAGGACACGTTAGCATGGACACGATAGCATGGAcactagggctgctcgattatggaaaaaatcataatcacgattattttggacaaaaacgaaatcacggttattcaaacgattatttaTATGtgctcttattttttttaatgactaaccggaagtaccagtcacttccggttccggttaACACctattacggctgcgtgtcttatttctccgtgaaaccatgcaggatatcggtgcctggttattcaaacccttagtGATGGCAACCCTAACAcgctccataaaaacactttgtaactgagaactttgaaatttcctctcaatattaaatgccaaataattgtttcaactcgattatagtagtttggagatcgtttgatcCAATAATCGTAATTACGATTATATTTCGagtaattgagcagccctaatGGACACGTTAGCATGGACACGTTAACAGGGACATGTTAGCATGGACACGTTAGCATGGACACGTTAGCATGGACACGTTAGCAGGGACACGTTAGCATGGACACGTTAGCATGGACACGTTAGCATGGACACGATAGCATGGAcactagggctgctcgattatggaaaaaatcataatcacgattattttggacaaaaacgaaatcacggttattcaaacgattatttaTATGtgctcttattttttttaatgactaaccggaagtaccagtcacttccggttccggttaACACctattacggctgcgtgtcttatttctccatgaaaccatgcaggatatcggtgcctggttattcaaacccttagtGATGGCAACCCTAACAcgctccataaaaacactttgtaactgagaactttgaaatttcctctcaatattaaatgccaaataatcgtttcaactcgattctagtagtttggagatcgtttgatccaataatcgtaatcacgattatatttcgattaattgagcagccctaatGGACACGTTAGCATGGACACGTTAGCATGGACACGTTAGCATGGACACGTTAGCATGGACACGTTAGCATGGACACGTTAGCAAGGACATGTTAGCATGGACACGTTAGCATGGACACGTTAGCATGGACACGTTAGCAAGGAGACGTTAGCATGGACACGTTAGCATGGACACGTTAGCATGGACACGTTAGCAAGGACACGTTAGCAGCATGACAAGCTACATGACCAGTGTCCTCTGTGGTGGAGAAACGTGTCAACACAAATGCCTTAGAACACGTTCTGCCTGACTTCCACCATCTGAGGATTCCAGGTTTTGTGGAGGAATGTTTCAGCTTCTACGCATAAACATGTTGTCCATACACGAGACACCGGTGTGActcatgtctttgtgtgtcccACGCTACACATGGGACACGTGTGAGAACACTTCCAGGCACAAACAGAGCAGGTCACCGAGTCACAGAGAGCGTTACCTCCGGTGTCGGAGCAGAAGGTGATGAGCCAGCCGAGCCCGGACGAGAACGCACTCTCCACCTCGCTGAACACGTTTCCTGTAACACAACCGGTCGCACTCACGGGTCAAATCCACAAGTCTGATGATACGAGTGAATCCTGATTGAGTTTAATGCAGCTGGGAGTCGCTCACCTTGCCAGAGCTGAGTGACGGTGGTTGTGATGAACTTCATGGAGAAGCTCACCAGCTGGTCTTTAGAACGCTCCCCGTTATACTTCTCTGGTTTCTGTAGAAAGGTTccattaaaaaacatgtaatcAATCGTTATTTTTTTCAAGGTTTAGATTAATGAAGCTTTGAGAATAAAAAGATGAGAATGGATTTTGAAGGGTCTATAAACCGACCTGTCCTGATCTGAATACGAACAGACTGGGGTAGCTGTTGATCCCTTTCCTGCGGCACAGGTGGTTGTTGTCTCCACAGTTCACGGCTCCGATCCGGATCACTGCGTCCATCTCTTTGGCAAACGCCCTccactgggacacacacacatgttactcACACTAAACTCTAAACTCCACCGCTGCTTTTATCTGTTCAACACAGACAGGATGAATAATGTATTCAACAAGATATGAGAAAAAAGAATATATTCATGGTGTCGTTACCGTTGGCGCCAGCTCGTGACAGTGGGAGCATCGTGGGAAATAGAAGTTGATGAACCAGATTTCTCCGGAGTTCACTGCCGCCTCTGAAACAAACAGCCGTTACTACGGTTACTGCCGTTACTATGTTTGACTGAGTTAGAAGTGAAAATAATCCCACTCACCGAAATCTCCGCTGTCCAGCGTGATGACCTCTAAATCATCGTCATAGATAcctgaacagagacagagagacattaATGGACTCTCAGTAAACTCACATGTGAGCCTTGTAAAGGAAATATAACAATTGaccataataaaatgtttatttcccctttgattgatcatgttTGAATCCCTACACTAAAGGTTTCCTGTAAGTAACTAAATTCATTagtctgcttcctctctttgaTCATGCCGTCTTTCCTGTAGAAACTGAATGTTTACTGGCCTGATTAACATAGACACTGTTACCTGATTTCCTCTCGACACAGCCCCTTACTACTGAATGCATATTGGCCTGATTGCTAGATTGTTGTATTCATGGGATCAAAGAATCTCAACCTTTCCTGTTTAACACACCCCCTCCAGCATGGGAGTGGtcagccaaatgtataaagactgTGAACTGGTTTCTATCGGTGTGCATATTACAGACTCAACCCTGTGGTATgtaccatgctctgagcattaaagtgtgacaatactgtaagagaattttgtgtctcgtttcctcgtgggattgtagaaatcgCCACGACAGCCTCCTCACTGGAGACACGTACCAAAGTCGTAGCGGTAGTAGTTCCAGCTCTCGTAGCGTCCTCCCTGCTGCTCGTCCAATCCCTTCTCTCCATATTTGTCATATTTCTTCCGGAGGTCTTCGTCCTTCAGGACCTCATAAGCTCGATTCACCTCCACGAACTTATCGTGGGCCGAGGAGTCGCCCTGCAGCACGACGGTTtcagggtcaggggtcagagttCAAATGTGCAGAAAGTGTCTCAGGGAACATCAGAGCTTCTCAGAGTAACTCACGGGGTTTTTGTCCGGGTGCATGGTGAGCGCCAGCTTCTTGAAGGCCTGTCGTATCTCCCTGGTCGTCGCCTCCCTGCCGACTCTCAGCAGATCGTAGTAGTCTCGGCCTTCCGCCCAAACCGCCGCCATCATGGCGATGGAGAGCAGCAACGGCAGCGTTAACCGGACGTGACGGCGCCGCTGAACCCCGAGGACAACCCTGAGCCCCATCACCAGTCCTCCCACCACGACCACCAGAGCAGCtggaacacacagagacaaacatcctTCTGAGGATCAGCGAGGACGAGAAGGTGAAGACGTCCAACTGGGAAACTCAGCCAAACACATCCTGGGTCAAGGTTTATTATCATGTAAACTAAgtattttcaaagtaaatataACAATGTCCCCTCACGTCTCCTAATGTCCCCTCGGGCTGCAGTAAGAGCAGGATTCCATCAGCTGCTCATTCAAGTATTTCCTCTGTGAGCAGATATTGCCCAACCCCATTCAGATAGTAACTAAGGAGTGTTGTCTGAGGATTGTATCTGTGAACTGAATATCTGTGATCTTGGCCGTGCTGGACAGAAACACTCAGACttacatgtttcactgtttctgGAATTTCATTAGTTAAttaactggggaaaaaaaaacattaagcaATTAATCATTAAAGCGTAAATGTGTTAGTTGCAGCCCCACTCCCAGCATACAGTGCACACCCTgaactcacacacgc
This window harbors:
- the dnajc10 gene encoding dnaJ homolog subfamily C member 10, translating into MGLRVVLGVQRRRHVRLTLPLLLSIAMMAAVWAEGRDYYDLLRVGREATTREIRQAFKKLALTMHPDKNPGDSSAHDKFVEVNRAYEVLKDEDLRKKYDKYGEKGLDEQQGGRYESWNYYRYDFGIYDDDLEVITLDSGDFEAAVNSGEIWFINFYFPRCSHCHELAPTWRAFAKEMDAVIRIGAVNCGDNNHLCRRKGINSYPSLFVFRSGQKPEKYNGERSKDQLVSFSMKFITTTVTQLWQGNVFSEVESAFSSGLGWLITFCSDTGDCLEPKTTQKLAGMLDGLVKVGWMDCIAEEQLCHSFHVTGGATALFPPGSSLDQKDSVLWLNTLDSKEVYTQVMNHLPDLELLTRDSFQSKLARHRWLVSFTFGERSSTSSEYKKLQSFLRNDHIQVGRVNCITDSELCQSLYIQKHCVAVFKGLGIHDFEIHHGKDVLYNIVGFAKDSVRAHVTTLQPDNFPSDRKEPWLVDFFAPWCPPCRALLPELRKASIHLAGQMKFGTLDCTIHHNLCSRYNIQAYPTTVIINGSSLHEYEGQQSADGILEFIQDLVNPSVVVLDHSSFTERVKGRAEGQIWAVDFYAPWCGPCQALMPEWRRMARLLSGQILVGSVDCQRFQSLCQSQGVRAYPEIRLYPGNARQPDRFMSYNGWHRDAQSLRTWALSSLPRATVDLTPETFRSQVLSGRDHWVLDFYAPWCGPCQQFAPEFEILARILKGEIRAGKVDCQAHYQICQSAGITAYPTVRFYPYLATRRFEHSGEPINSRDSNMIADTIRQRLQQLLPRLHSKGKDEL